A single region of the Nisaea sediminum genome encodes:
- a CDS encoding phosphatidate cytidylyltransferase, whose amino-acid sequence MPARDNGAASHDAGRKPDPGAAPAIRSRELLLRILSSAVILPPVILLFWVGGPYFLALVTVVAAVMAWEWANLVAPRCPASLRRLAGLIGALMVLAASLAFEKPAALVLLVALPLAFALAVRIGSGDWGPQLLPGLFLALCPAIAIHWIREMPELGLETALWLAFSVVVTDVAAYGAGRTVGGPKLWARVSPSKTWAGLVGGMAGSACLGAVLGTIVEAADPALLAGVGAVIAIVAQAGDFAESAVKRAFGAKDSGRLIPGHGGILDRVDGQIAVLPLAAALMLLSGKSMLLWSWP is encoded by the coding sequence ATGCCGGCCCGGGACAACGGCGCGGCAAGCCACGATGCCGGACGGAAGCCCGATCCGGGGGCGGCTCCGGCAATCCGGTCCCGTGAGCTTCTGCTGAGAATTCTCTCCTCCGCCGTCATCCTGCCGCCCGTCATTCTGCTGTTCTGGGTCGGAGGGCCTTATTTCTTGGCGCTGGTGACCGTCGTTGCGGCTGTGATGGCCTGGGAGTGGGCAAATCTCGTCGCGCCGCGCTGTCCCGCGAGCCTGCGCCGCCTGGCCGGATTGATCGGCGCGCTCATGGTGCTCGCGGCGTCGCTGGCTTTCGAGAAGCCGGCAGCACTGGTCTTGCTGGTCGCGCTTCCGCTCGCTTTCGCACTGGCTGTCCGAATCGGCTCCGGCGACTGGGGGCCTCAGCTTCTGCCGGGTCTGTTTCTCGCGCTCTGTCCGGCGATTGCGATCCACTGGATCCGGGAAATGCCGGAACTCGGCCTCGAAACCGCGCTCTGGCTCGCCTTCTCCGTGGTCGTGACCGATGTTGCCGCTTATGGCGCCGGACGGACCGTCGGCGGGCCGAAACTGTGGGCGCGTGTCAGTCCCAGCAAGACCTGGGCGGGGCTGGTCGGCGGTATGGCAGGCAGTGCCTGTCTTGGAGCGGTTCTCGGCACTATTGTCGAAGCGGCAGATCCTGCGCTGCTCGCCGGTGTCGGGGCGGTGATCGCAATTGTGGCGCAGGCGGGCGATTTTGCGGAATCCGCGGTGAAGCGCGCCTTCGGGGCGAAGGATTCCGGGCGACTGATACCGGGACATGGCGGCATTCTCGACAGGGTGGACGGGCAGATCGCGGTTCTGCCCCTGGCGGCGGCATTGATGCTGCTCTCCGGCAAGAGCATGCTGCTCTGGTCATGGCCGTGA
- a CDS encoding 1-deoxy-D-xylulose-5-phosphate reductoisomerase, with protein MQDSDRKSVSILGATGSVGGSTVDLLLANPERFSVEALTGGRNVARLAELARALRPEFVAIADPSCYGALKEALSGSGIEVAAGDKAVCEAAARPADWVMAAIVGCAGLLPTLTAVRRGATVALANKECLVSAGDIMMREVAAAGATLLPVDSEHNAIFQVFEQDRREAIEKIVLTASGGPFREASLVEMANKSPAEAVAHPRWDMGAKISVDSATMMNKGLEVIEAAHLFALPEDRIDVLVHPESIIHSLVAYRDGSVLAQLGTPDMRTPISYALAWPDRMPTNVRPLDLSEIATLTFSAPDMARFPALALARAALRSGGAMPAVLNAGNEIAVEGFLSGKLGFTGIAELVEEVMEAVDPAAPDTIDDVIGLDREIRAEASRRLDRRVSSGARLPDADSAIEIGAGRL; from the coding sequence ATGCAAGACTCTGACAGGAAGTCGGTTTCTATTTTGGGCGCGACCGGATCGGTCGGCGGCAGCACCGTCGATCTGCTTCTGGCGAACCCGGAGCGGTTCTCGGTCGAGGCGCTGACCGGCGGACGCAATGTGGCGCGGCTTGCCGAGCTTGCCCGAGCCTTGCGCCCGGAGTTCGTCGCCATTGCCGACCCGTCCTGTTACGGCGCGCTGAAAGAGGCCCTGTCCGGCAGCGGGATCGAGGTTGCGGCGGGCGACAAGGCGGTCTGCGAGGCCGCGGCCCGCCCGGCGGACTGGGTGATGGCGGCGATCGTCGGTTGTGCCGGGCTGTTGCCGACGCTGACGGCGGTGCGCCGCGGTGCCACGGTGGCACTCGCCAACAAGGAATGCCTCGTTTCAGCGGGCGACATCATGATGCGCGAGGTCGCGGCCGCAGGGGCGACGCTGCTGCCGGTGGATTCCGAGCACAACGCGATCTTTCAGGTCTTCGAGCAGGACCGGCGGGAAGCGATCGAAAAGATCGTCCTGACCGCGTCCGGCGGGCCTTTCCGTGAGGCGTCGCTCGTGGAAATGGCAAATAAATCCCCCGCCGAGGCGGTCGCGCATCCGCGATGGGATATGGGGGCCAAGATTTCGGTCGATTCTGCGACCATGATGAACAAGGGGCTGGAAGTGATCGAGGCGGCGCATCTCTTCGCGTTGCCGGAGGACCGTATCGACGTTCTGGTGCATCCGGAATCGATCATTCACAGCCTTGTCGCCTACCGGGACGGGTCGGTGCTGGCGCAGCTCGGCACGCCGGACATGCGGACGCCGATCTCTTATGCGCTGGCCTGGCCCGACCGCATGCCGACCAATGTCCGCCCGCTCGATCTCTCGGAAATCGCGACGCTGACCTTTTCCGCGCCTGACATGGCACGGTTCCCGGCGCTTGCCCTGGCGCGGGCGGCGCTTCGGTCAGGCGGCGCTATGCCGGCCGTCCTCAATGCGGGTAACGAGATTGCCGTCGAGGGATTCCTCTCGGGCAAACTCGGATTTACCGGCATTGCCGAGCTCGTCGAGGAGGTGATGGAGGCAGTCGATCCGGCCGCTCCGGATACGATCGACGACGTGATCGGGCTCGATCGCGAGATCCGGGCTGAAGCGTCCAGGCGCCTCGATCGACGCGTCTCGTCCGGCGCGCGCCTACCGGATGCTGACAGCGCCATTGAGATCGGTGCCGGTCGTCTCTAA
- the fabZ gene encoding 3-hydroxyacyl-ACP dehydratase FabZ — protein sequence MSAADSETENVTQTDIDVNRVMELIPHRYPFLMVDRIEEIELGVKAVGIKNVSINENFFHGHFPARPVFPGVLIIEAMAQTAGCLVVATLGPDAEGKLVYFMTIDDARFRKPVVPGDQIKIHVEKARNRGPVWKFTGAAKVDGNLVAEATFSAMIVDK from the coding sequence ATGAGCGCCGCAGATTCGGAAACAGAAAACGTCACGCAGACCGATATCGACGTAAACCGGGTGATGGAACTGATTCCGCACCGCTATCCCTTTCTGATGGTGGACCGGATCGAAGAGATCGAACTCGGCGTCAAGGCGGTCGGCATAAAGAACGTTTCCATCAACGAGAACTTCTTCCACGGACACTTTCCGGCCCGTCCGGTTTTCCCGGGTGTGCTGATCATCGAGGCGATGGCGCAGACGGCGGGCTGTCTCGTCGTGGCGACGCTCGGTCCGGATGCGGAAGGCAAGCTGGTCTATTTCATGACCATCGACGATGCCCGCTTCCGCAAGCCTGTGGTGCCGGGCGACCAGATCAAGATTCATGTCGAGAAAGCGCGCAATCGCGGACCGGTCTGGAAATTCACAGGCGCGGCGAAAGTCGATGGCAACCTCGTCGCGGAGGCCACCTTTTCCGCCATGATCGTGGACAAATAG
- the lpxD gene encoding UDP-3-O-(3-hydroxymyristoyl)glucosamine N-acyltransferase, with amino-acid sequence MPDKRFFRKSGTYSIAELAERVGGELINCPNPGYVIEDVAAVEEATAADICFVENRRYVGALESSKAAVCLLPRNIADRAPETVALIVSERPRRAFAKIAALFYPEEEEPAGIDPSAHIDPSATLGEGCFVGPGVTIAADAKLGAGVRVRAGAAVGRAVEIGAGTVIGENASLSHCLVGERVVIYPGARIGTCGFGFEVDETGLIKMPQLGRAIIGDDVEIGANSCIDRGSGPDTVVGRGTMIDNLVQIGHNVQIGKGCIICGQVGVAGSARIGNYVVLAGQVGVAGHLELGDGVQAAAMSGISNSVDPGQKIGGAPAVPINEFRRQVGALRALGRRKKDQESK; translated from the coding sequence ATGCCGGACAAGAGATTCTTCAGGAAATCTGGAACCTATTCGATCGCGGAGCTGGCGGAGCGGGTCGGCGGCGAGCTGATCAATTGCCCTAACCCCGGCTATGTGATCGAGGATGTGGCCGCGGTCGAGGAGGCCACGGCGGCGGATATCTGTTTCGTCGAGAACCGGCGTTATGTCGGCGCGCTAGAGAGCTCTAAGGCGGCCGTCTGCCTGCTGCCGCGCAACATCGCGGACCGGGCACCCGAAACGGTCGCGCTGATCGTCAGCGAGCGGCCGCGCCGGGCGTTCGCGAAGATCGCGGCGCTGTTCTACCCGGAGGAGGAGGAACCCGCCGGCATCGATCCGTCTGCCCATATCGATCCGAGCGCCACCCTCGGCGAGGGGTGCTTCGTCGGACCCGGCGTGACGATTGCAGCCGATGCCAAGCTCGGTGCCGGTGTTCGTGTCCGCGCCGGGGCTGCCGTCGGACGCGCCGTCGAGATCGGTGCGGGAACGGTGATCGGCGAGAATGCGTCGCTCAGTCATTGTTTGGTCGGGGAACGGGTGGTGATCTATCCCGGCGCCCGGATCGGAACCTGTGGCTTCGGCTTCGAGGTCGACGAGACCGGGCTGATCAAGATGCCGCAACTCGGGCGGGCGATCATCGGGGACGATGTCGAGATCGGCGCGAACAGCTGTATCGACCGCGGAAGCGGGCCCGATACGGTGGTCGGCCGCGGCACCATGATTGATAATCTCGTGCAGATCGGCCACAACGTACAAATCGGAAAAGGCTGCATAATTTGCGGCCAGGTTGGCGTTGCTGGAAGCGCTCGGATCGGTAATTACGTGGTGCTGGCCGGACAGGTCGGTGTCGCGGGGCATCTGGAACTCGGGGACGGAGTGCAGGCCGCGGCGATGTCCGGGATCAGCAATTCGGTCGACCCGGGCCAGAAAATAGGCGGCGCGCCCGCTGTGCCCATCAACGAATTCCGCCGTCAGGTTGGGGCGTTGAGAGCCTTGGGGCGACGCAAGAAAGACCAGGAGAGCAAATGA
- a CDS encoding OmpH family outer membrane protein — MTLKSLGSVSERASRLLAGIGLALVLTVAVCIAPAVAVNEIEPVSVAVVDAQLVMRQSDAAKMIREQVEARRKIYEKEYQQREAEVREAEKALPQQRAILANDVFQARLREHQEKVASLQRDGQSMKRQLDQAFGRANGKVREAMIEIVAEVAKEANVGLVLFKNQIFLGDRKIDLTEEVMVRLNKRLPKVDVTFSEAAN, encoded by the coding sequence ATGACACTGAAATCTTTAGGTTCAGTTTCGGAACGCGCTTCTAGGTTACTTGCCGGGATCGGGCTTGCTCTCGTTCTGACGGTTGCGGTCTGCATCGCACCTGCGGTCGCGGTGAACGAGATCGAGCCGGTTAGCGTCGCCGTGGTCGACGCCCAGCTCGTCATGCGGCAGTCGGACGCCGCGAAGATGATCCGCGAGCAAGTCGAAGCGCGCCGGAAGATCTACGAGAAGGAATACCAGCAGCGTGAGGCCGAAGTCCGCGAGGCGGAAAAGGCGCTGCCGCAGCAGCGCGCGATTCTTGCGAACGACGTGTTCCAGGCACGGTTGCGCGAGCATCAGGAAAAGGTCGCTTCGCTTCAGCGCGACGGGCAGTCGATGAAGCGGCAGCTCGACCAGGCTTTCGGGCGCGCCAACGGCAAGGTGCGCGAGGCGATGATCGAGATCGTTGCCGAAGTGGCGAAGGAGGCGAATGTCGGCCTGGTCCTGTTCAAGAACCAGATCTTTCTCGGCGACCGGAAGATCGACCTGACCGAAGAGGTCATGGTTCGGCTCAACAAGCGCCTGCCGAAGGTCGACGTGACCTTTTCCGAAGCTGCGAACTAG
- the lpxA gene encoding acyl-ACP--UDP-N-acetylglucosamine O-acyltransferase has product MTSAERKIHPTAIVDPAAEIGKGVEIGPYCVVGPNVVLGDGCRLKSHVVVEGRTRIGPGTEIFPFASIGHIPQDLKYGGEPSELHIGAKNVIREHVTMNPGTEGGGMLTKVGDGCLFMASSHVAHDCNVGDNVILANNATLAGHVSVGEFAILGGLSAVRQFCRIGKHAMVGGLTGVENDVIPFGLVMGDRARLSGLNLIGLKRRGYTPEQISELRKAYRLLFANEGTFQERVDEVAREYQDHEAVAEIVDFIRATSSRGAICQPSKD; this is encoded by the coding sequence ATGACATCAGCAGAGCGGAAGATCCACCCGACCGCGATCGTCGATCCGGCGGCCGAGATCGGCAAGGGCGTCGAGATCGGGCCATACTGCGTCGTCGGGCCTAACGTTGTCCTCGGTGACGGCTGCCGCCTGAAATCCCACGTGGTGGTCGAAGGCCGCACGCGGATCGGTCCGGGGACGGAGATTTTCCCCTTCGCCTCGATAGGGCATATTCCGCAGGATCTGAAATATGGCGGCGAGCCGTCGGAGCTCCATATCGGTGCGAAAAACGTGATCCGGGAACATGTGACGATGAATCCGGGCACGGAAGGCGGCGGAATGCTGACGAAGGTCGGCGACGGCTGCCTTTTCATGGCGAGTTCCCACGTCGCGCACGACTGCAATGTCGGCGACAATGTGATCCTGGCCAACAATGCCACTCTGGCCGGGCATGTCTCGGTTGGCGAGTTTGCCATCCTCGGCGGCCTCAGCGCGGTGCGTCAGTTCTGCCGTATCGGCAAGCACGCGATGGTCGGCGGGCTCACCGGAGTGGAAAACGACGTCATTCCCTTCGGCCTCGTTATGGGTGATCGGGCGCGACTTTCCGGTCTCAACCTGATCGGCCTCAAGCGGCGTGGATATACGCCGGAGCAGATCTCCGAACTGCGAAAGGCTTACCGCCTGCTCTTCGCGAACGAGGGAACGTTCCAGGAGCGGGTCGACGAGGTTGCGCGGGAATACCAGGACCACGAAGCGGTCGCCGAGATCGTCGACTTCATTCGCGCCACCAGCAGCCGCGGCGCGATCTGCCAGCCCAGCAAGGACTGA
- the rseP gene encoding RIP metalloprotease RseP, which produces MEFLSGFAGSLIPFLLILTVLVFVHELGHYWVARRTGVRVEVFSIGFGPEIFGFDDKHGTRWKFSAIPLGGYVKMFGDADPASATSEGLAEMTPEEKAVSFHYKSVAQRTAIVAAGPAANFLFAIILLTGMFMVVGQRYAPATIDEVMAGSAAAEAGLVAGDRVLEVDGAEVTRFADLQMVVRENPGRALPMRVQRGDAELTFSVTPKEVVTEDNFGNVLRFGQLGVKSHNVEFVKHGPAAALWNATLETYNLTAQTLRAVGQMITGARGTEELGGPIKIAQMSGDVVQIGWAMTFWFMAVLSVNLGLINLFPIPVLDGGHLVFYAAEAIRGKPLNERFREYASVAGLSLVIALMVFVTWNDIVNHPLVQRIGDIFG; this is translated from the coding sequence ATGGAATTCCTGTCCGGTTTCGCCGGGAGCCTCATCCCGTTTCTGCTGATCCTGACCGTGCTCGTTTTCGTTCACGAGCTCGGGCATTACTGGGTCGCGCGGCGGACCGGCGTCCGGGTCGAGGTGTTCTCGATCGGTTTCGGACCCGAAATCTTCGGTTTCGACGACAAGCACGGAACCCGCTGGAAGTTCTCCGCGATCCCGCTCGGCGGCTATGTGAAGATGTTCGGCGATGCCGATCCCGCCAGTGCGACCTCGGAGGGGCTGGCGGAAATGACGCCGGAAGAGAAGGCGGTCTCGTTCCACTACAAGTCGGTCGCGCAGCGGACTGCCATCGTCGCAGCAGGTCCCGCCGCGAACTTCCTCTTCGCCATCATCCTGCTCACCGGCATGTTCATGGTCGTCGGCCAGCGCTACGCGCCGGCGACGATCGACGAGGTGATGGCCGGGAGCGCCGCCGCCGAAGCGGGGCTGGTCGCCGGCGACCGTGTGCTCGAGGTCGATGGCGCCGAAGTAACCCGTTTTGCCGACCTGCAGATGGTTGTGCGGGAGAATCCGGGAAGGGCGCTGCCGATGCGCGTGCAACGCGGCGATGCTGAACTGACCTTTTCCGTCACGCCGAAAGAGGTCGTGACCGAGGACAATTTCGGCAACGTCCTGCGCTTCGGCCAGCTCGGCGTGAAAAGCCACAATGTCGAATTCGTCAAGCACGGCCCGGCCGCGGCACTCTGGAACGCGACCCTCGAGACTTACAATCTGACAGCGCAGACGTTGCGCGCGGTCGGCCAGATGATCACAGGTGCGCGTGGTACGGAGGAACTCGGCGGTCCGATCAAGATCGCGCAGATGTCCGGCGACGTCGTGCAAATCGGCTGGGCGATGACCTTCTGGTTCATGGCGGTGCTGTCGGTCAATCTGGGCCTGATCAACCTGTTCCCGATTCCGGTTCTCGACGGCGGCCATCTTGTCTTCTACGCGGCTGAAGCGATTCGAGGAAAGCCGCTGAACGAGCGCTTCCGCGAATATGCGTCCGTCGCCGGTCTCTCGCTGGTGATCGCGCTGATGGTTTTCGTAACCTGGAACGACATCGTGAACCATCCGCTCGTGCAGAGAATTGGCGATATTTTCGGTTGA
- a CDS encoding isoprenyl transferase: MAESDAREQKKHPRHVAIIMDGNGRWASARGLPRTVGHQRGAEAVRRAVEASLELGIGYLTLFGFSSENWKRPKTEVLDLMGLLRRYLKSEIAELHEKGVRFRVIGDRARLDSDIVSLIEQAERLTGGNRALVLTIALSYGGRDEIAGVARRLATMVAEGALRPEQINEQVFAENLETADIPDPDLLIRTSGEKRISNFMLWQCAYSEYVFLPTLWPDFGKDQLIEAIDEFCQRDRRFGAAVG; this comes from the coding sequence ATGGCGGAATCCGACGCACGAGAACAAAAAAAACATCCGCGTCATGTCGCCATTATCATGGACGGCAACGGGCGCTGGGCCAGCGCACGCGGTTTGCCGCGGACGGTCGGCCATCAGCGCGGAGCGGAAGCGGTCCGGCGCGCGGTCGAGGCGTCCCTGGAACTGGGGATCGGCTACCTGACTCTGTTCGGCTTTTCCTCGGAAAACTGGAAACGGCCGAAAACCGAAGTGCTCGACCTGATGGGGCTCCTGCGCCGCTATCTGAAGAGCGAGATTGCAGAGTTGCACGAGAAGGGCGTCCGGTTCCGGGTGATCGGCGACCGCGCGCGTCTCGACAGTGACATCGTCTCCCTGATCGAGCAGGCCGAGCGCCTGACCGGCGGCAATCGCGCTTTGGTGCTCACCATCGCGCTCAGCTACGGGGGGCGGGACGAGATCGCTGGCGTGGCCCGCCGCCTGGCGACCATGGTTGCCGAGGGTGCGCTCCGACCGGAGCAGATCAACGAGCAGGTCTTCGCGGAAAACCTCGAAACAGCCGACATCCCCGATCCCGACCTCCTGATCAGGACCAGCGGCGAGAAGCGCATCTCGAACTTCATGCTGTGGCAGTGCGCCTATTCCGAATACGTCTTCCTGCCGACTCTCTGGCCGGATTTCGGCAAGGACCAGCTTATCGAGGCGATCGACGAATTCTGCCAGCGGGACCGGCGCTTCGGCGCGGCCGTCGGCTGA
- the frr gene encoding ribosome recycling factor, translated as MSEGPDLDDLTRRMEGALTALEKEFQGLRTGRASVNLLEPIMVDAYGAKMPINQVGTVGVPEPRMLTVQVWDKSMTKAVEKAIRESDLGLNPQVDGQLLRIPLPDLSEERRGELAKVAAKYAESARIAVRNVRRDGMDSLKKAEKDGDLSQDEKHLYEEEVQEMTDKFVSRIDEALSVKEKEIMQV; from the coding sequence ATGTCTGAAGGACCCGATCTCGACGATCTCACGCGCCGCATGGAAGGCGCTCTGACCGCCCTTGAAAAGGAGTTCCAGGGCCTGCGGACCGGCCGTGCGTCGGTGAACCTGCTCGAGCCGATCATGGTCGACGCCTATGGCGCGAAGATGCCGATCAATCAGGTTGGCACGGTCGGCGTTCCGGAACCGCGCATGCTCACCGTCCAGGTCTGGGACAAGTCCATGACCAAGGCGGTGGAGAAGGCGATCCGGGAATCCGATCTCGGGCTGAACCCGCAGGTCGACGGCCAGCTGCTGCGCATCCCGCTGCCGGACCTCTCCGAGGAACGTCGCGGCGAGCTGGCGAAGGTCGCGGCGAAATACGCCGAGTCGGCCCGCATCGCAGTGCGCAACGTGCGCCGCGACGGCATGGACAGCCTTAAAAAGGCCGAAAAGGACGGTGATCTTTCCCAGGACGAGAAGCACCTCTACGAAGAGGAAGTGCAGGAGATGACCGACAAGTTCGTTTCCCGCATCGACGAGGCGCTGAGCGTCAAGGAAAAGGAGATCATGCAGGTCTGA
- the bamA gene encoding outer membrane protein assembly factor BamA encodes MSARLALARLFVAIAVVAACFLGTPLLPGGISPAVAQTMQVDEIEVVGTQRVDPETVRSYMSVKVGDSVDAAMLDRSLKSLFGTGLFADVSIRPEGRRLIVTVVENPVINRIAFEGNKRIKDEELEREVELRPRRVFTRTRVQQDVQRILNVYRLSGRFAATVEPKVIQLEQNRVDLVFEIDEGPLTRIRSISFIGNKEFSDSKLRDKIQTKEYAFWRILTTTDTYDPDRLSFDRELLRRFYLSEGYADFKVVNAVAELTPDQKDFVVTFTLEEGEQYTFGDIDFDIRLKGIEAEALRPLIQTIPGETYDADLVDESVDQITDYLGTLGFAFVDVRPQPTQDRQGRTVGITYFVGEGPKVFVERINIEGNVRTLDRVIRREFQLAEGDAFNTSKMRRSNRRIRNLGFFKKVEVTNREGSQPDRTVITANVEEQSTGEISFGIGFSTVDSIIGDIGIRERNLLGRGQDLRLKFSGSVNRQQFDLGFTEPYFMDRDVSAGVDLFRIIRDETDDSSFKEESTGIRFRAGYELANDLQHSVNYLLKTTEIRDVEDDASRFVRDQEGSETVSQVGHVLSYDTRDNRTDPTEGYFASISNDIAGLGGTVAHLRTNVRGAYYVPIYEDYVLGLIGEGGHIVGLGDDVGIAERYFVGGNNFRGFARNGIGPRDSTSSDALGGNTYYVGTAEVGFPLGLPGDLGIKGFVFTDVGSLYGIDDSGAEIVDSSKLRASVGTGIAWATAFGLIRIDVAQAVLKEDVDDTEIFRFSFGTRF; translated from the coding sequence GTGTCGGCACGACTGGCGCTTGCCCGTTTGTTTGTTGCCATTGCGGTCGTTGCGGCGTGTTTCCTGGGGACTCCGTTGCTGCCCGGCGGCATCTCACCGGCCGTGGCGCAGACCATGCAGGTCGACGAGATCGAGGTGGTCGGAACCCAGCGCGTGGATCCGGAGACGGTCCGGTCCTACATGTCGGTGAAGGTCGGCGATAGCGTGGACGCGGCGATGCTCGACCGCTCCCTCAAATCGCTCTTCGGAACAGGCCTGTTCGCCGATGTCAGCATCCGGCCGGAAGGACGCCGTCTGATCGTCACCGTGGTCGAGAACCCGGTGATCAACCGCATCGCCTTCGAAGGCAACAAGCGGATCAAGGACGAGGAACTGGAGCGCGAAGTGGAGCTGCGGCCGCGGCGGGTCTTCACCCGCACCCGCGTCCAGCAGGACGTCCAGCGCATTCTGAACGTCTACCGTCTCAGCGGGCGTTTCGCTGCCACCGTCGAGCCGAAGGTGATCCAGCTCGAGCAGAACCGGGTCGATCTCGTGTTCGAGATCGACGAGGGGCCGTTGACTCGTATCCGCTCGATTTCGTTCATCGGCAACAAGGAGTTCAGCGACTCGAAGCTGCGCGACAAGATCCAGACCAAGGAATACGCCTTCTGGCGGATTCTCACCACGACCGACACCTATGACCCGGACCGGCTGAGTTTCGACCGGGAATTGCTTCGGCGCTTTTACCTCAGCGAGGGCTATGCGGATTTCAAGGTCGTCAACGCTGTTGCGGAGCTGACGCCGGATCAGAAGGATTTCGTCGTCACCTTCACACTTGAGGAAGGCGAGCAATACACCTTCGGCGACATCGATTTCGATATCCGGCTGAAAGGCATCGAGGCGGAAGCGCTGCGGCCGCTGATCCAGACCATCCCGGGCGAGACCTACGACGCCGATCTGGTTGACGAGTCCGTCGACCAGATCACCGATTATCTCGGGACCCTCGGTTTCGCCTTCGTCGATGTGCGCCCGCAACCGACCCAGGACCGCCAGGGCCGAACCGTCGGCATCACCTATTTTGTCGGCGAGGGACCGAAGGTATTCGTCGAGCGCATCAATATCGAGGGCAACGTCCGGACCCTGGACCGGGTGATCCGGCGCGAGTTCCAGCTCGCGGAAGGCGACGCCTTCAACACCTCGAAGATGCGCCGATCGAACCGCAGGATCCGTAATCTCGGATTCTTCAAGAAGGTCGAGGTGACCAACCGGGAAGGCTCACAGCCGGACCGGACCGTCATCACAGCGAATGTCGAGGAGCAGTCGACCGGGGAGATTTCCTTCGGTATCGGCTTCTCCACGGTGGACAGCATCATCGGCGATATCGGCATCCGCGAGCGCAACCTGCTCGGCCGCGGGCAGGACCTCCGGCTCAAGTTCTCGGGCTCGGTCAATCGCCAGCAGTTCGACCTCGGCTTTACGGAACCCTATTTCATGGACCGCGACGTTTCGGCCGGAGTGGATCTGTTCCGCATCATCCGCGACGAAACCGACGACAGTTCCTTCAAGGAGGAAAGCACGGGTATCCGCTTCCGTGCCGGGTATGAGCTGGCCAACGATCTCCAGCACTCCGTGAACTATCTTCTGAAGACGACGGAAATCCGGGATGTGGAGGACGATGCCTCGCGATTTGTCCGGGACCAGGAAGGCTCCGAGACCGTCTCGCAGGTGGGGCATGTGCTGTCCTACGATACCCGGGATAACCGGACGGATCCGACGGAAGGCTATTTCGCGAGCATTTCGAACGATATCGCGGGCCTCGGCGGCACGGTCGCCCATCTGCGCACCAACGTTCGCGGCGCCTATTACGTTCCGATCTATGAGGATTATGTTCTCGGGCTGATCGGAGAGGGCGGCCATATCGTCGGTCTCGGGGACGATGTCGGAATCGCCGAGCGCTATTTCGTCGGAGGCAACAATTTCCGAGGCTTCGCCCGCAATGGTATTGGTCCGCGAGACTCGACCAGCAGTGATGCATTGGGCGGCAATACTTACTATGTTGGTACAGCCGAGGTTGGATTTCCGCTGGGGCTTCCAGGAGATCTTGGGATCAAAGGCTTCGTCTTTACGGACGTCGGATCGCTCTATGGCATCGACGACAGCGGCGCCGAGATTGTCGACAGCTCGAAATTGCGTGCGTCTGTCGGTACCGGCATCGCTTGGGCTACGGCTTTCGGCCTGATTCGCATCGATGTCGCACAAGCAGTTTTGAAGGAAGATGTCGATGACACTGAAATCTTTAGGTTCAGTTTCGGAACGCGCTTCTAG
- a CDS encoding LpxI family protein: MPKLGILAGGGVLPRRIAERRLESGDGVFVIAFEGQTDPETVEGLEHAWMRLGATGATLKRLKEASVEEVVMAGPMRRPAFSDLSLDLRSAKALARAGRKAFGDDGLLSLIIEELERDGFRVVGIDDVLGGYLMPEGTLTDAVPGEAARQDIFRGLEVLTALSPADVGQAVAVQEGLVLAVEAVEGTDAMVARAGQLKRSGAPGPVLVKIKKLGQERRADLPTIGVETVRGAVSAGFQGIAVEAGSTILVDREAVVAAADAEGLFLTGISALRDERR; the protein is encoded by the coding sequence ATGCCCAAGCTCGGAATTCTGGCCGGCGGCGGGGTTCTTCCCCGGCGGATTGCCGAACGCCGTCTCGAAAGCGGCGACGGTGTCTTCGTCATCGCCTTCGAGGGGCAGACCGACCCGGAGACGGTCGAGGGGCTGGAGCATGCCTGGATGCGCCTCGGAGCGACCGGCGCGACCCTGAAGAGGCTGAAGGAGGCTTCGGTCGAGGAAGTCGTCATGGCGGGACCGATGCGTCGTCCGGCCTTCTCCGATCTCAGTCTCGATCTGCGGTCCGCCAAGGCCTTGGCCCGTGCCGGTCGCAAGGCCTTCGGCGACGACGGACTGCTCTCCCTGATCATCGAGGAGCTTGAGCGCGACGGCTTCCGGGTTGTCGGAATTGACGACGTGCTCGGCGGATATCTGATGCCCGAGGGCACTCTGACCGATGCCGTCCCGGGCGAAGCGGCACGGCAGGACATTTTCCGCGGACTCGAGGTCCTGACGGCTCTCAGCCCGGCCGATGTCGGCCAGGCGGTCGCGGTTCAGGAGGGGCTGGTGCTGGCGGTCGAAGCTGTCGAGGGCACCGACGCGATGGTCGCGCGGGCCGGACAACTGAAGCGGAGCGGGGCGCCGGGCCCGGTTCTGGTGAAGATCAAGAAACTCGGCCAGGAGCGGCGCGCCGATCTGCCGACCATAGGTGTTGAGACGGTTCGCGGTGCGGTCAGCGCGGGGTTCCAGGGGATCGCCGTCGAGGCGGGCTCGACCATTCTGGTGGACCGGGAGGCCGTGGTTGCGGCGGCGGATGCGGAAGGGCTCTTCCTGACCGGGATTTCCGCGTTGCGGGACGAAAGAAGATGA